A single region of the Eublepharis macularius isolate TG4126 chromosome 14, MPM_Emac_v1.0, whole genome shotgun sequence genome encodes:
- the DUSP26 gene encoding dual specificity protein phosphatase 26 yields the protein MAFTSRFSRSGSRTPTQRTHDDSINHPILSVFELERLLYTGKTACNHADEVWPGLYLGDQDIAANRRELTRLCITHILNASHSKWRGGAEFYEGMGICYLGIEAHDSPTFDMSPYFQSAADFIHQALSRSGGRILVHCAVGVSRSATLVLAYLMIRHHLTLVEAIRTVKDHRGIIPNRGFLRQLAALDNSLRLKQRP from the exons ATGGCCTTCACTTCCCGGTTCTCCCGGAGTGGATCCAGGACTCCCACTCAGAGGACTCATGACGACTCAATCAACCACCCCATCCTCAGCGTCTTTGAGCTGGAGAGGTTACTGTACACAGGAAAGACTGCCTGTAACCATGCCGATGAAGTTTGGCCAGGACTGTACTTGGGCGATCA AGATATAGCAGCCAACCGTCGTGAGCTGACACGCCTATGCATCACCCACATCCTGAATGCTTCACACAGCAAGTGGCGGGGAGGCGCCGAGTTCTACGAGGGCATGGGCATCTGCTACCTGGGCATCGAGGCACATGACTCGCCCACCTTTGACATGAGCCCCTACTTTCAATCCGCAGCTGATTTCATCCATCAGGCTCTGAGCAGGAGTGGAG GAAGGATCCTTGTTCACTGTGCTGTCGGGGTGAGCAGATCGGCTACCCTGGTCCTCGCCTACCTCATGATCCGCCACCACTTGACCCTAGTGGAGGCCATAAGGACCGTCAAGGACCACCGAGGCATCATCCCCAACCGGGGTTTCTTGCGCCAGCTGGCCGCCCTGGACAACTCCCTCAGGCTGAAGCAGAGACCATGA